A genomic stretch from Octopus sinensis linkage group LG14, ASM634580v1, whole genome shotgun sequence includes:
- the LOC115219296 gene encoding tigger transposable element-derived protein 4-like, with protein MSAQKRKRTEFTLKEKKEIIDAAKNEPNQSKLAKEISKKWGIEVKRTTVKGILNKMDAIEAAINVGIPSKRMKLTQSHNPKLDDGVLMWLKQTRGQNLPVSGDLLKEKAIKLAELMHIPNFMASDGWLDNFKNRHGITLKTMQGEAGAVNSQSRIKWQQEVLWPLLRQFSANDVFNLDETGLFWQLLPNKTTAFRGVRCTGGKKSKQRITLLVGANLSGSEKLPLLVIGNSKQPRAFKNKEIPVKYKANSKAWMTAEIFEEMLHTWDGQLGQQNRKVLLCLDNFSGHPSDVHLDNIQMLFFPPNTTANSQPMDQGIIQNLKHHYKKLLLSRRLEAMDEGNEFKFTLLDSLHVARRAWEQVSELTIKNCFAKAKFIEEEIQIEPEDAELFEIWKALPPEEKTHENETIELFDFLSADDRLVTGGSFTLEEIAKEVMHNEEPVESEDDEVIVEEEYVSFADAQRAWRTIRKFTQQQSSGKPSVMQACDRLDNEMNEIRRKKMRQPTIFESFRFK; from the coding sequence ATGTCAGCTCAGAAACGCAAGCGGACTGAGTTTACgctgaaggaaaagaaggagattaTCGATGCTGCGAAAAACGAGCCGAACCAGTCTAAGCTGGCTAAAGAAATAAGCAAGAAATGGGGCATCGAAGTCAAGAGAACCACGGTGAAGGGCATTCTCAACAAAATGGATGCAATCGAGGCAGCCATCAACGTTGGAATTCCATCGAAGCGCATGAAGCTGACGCAATCTCACAACCCGAAGCTCGATGATGGCGTGCTAATGTGGCTGAAACAAACAAGAGGACAGAATCTGCCGGTCAGTGGTGATCTTTTGAAGGAGAAAGCAATTAAACTGGCCGAGCTTATGCACATTCCGAACTTTATGGCAAGCGACGGTTGGCTAGACAATTTCAAAAATCGTCACGGCATCACGTTGAAGACAATGCAGGGCGAAGCTGGAGCGGTGAATTCTCAATCTCGTATTAAGTGGCAACAAGAGGTTCTCTGGCCCTTGCTCAGGCAGTTTTCCGCGAACGACGTGTTCAACTTGGACGAAACTGGACTCTTTTGGCAACTACTTCCGAACAAGACCACGGCTTTCAGGGGAGTGCGGTGCACAGGGGGAAAGAAAAGCAAGCAAAGAATCACTCTTTTGGTCGGAGCAAACTTAAGCGGCAGCGAGAAGCTACCTCTTCTGGTGATCGGAAATTCCAAGCAACCTCGTGCGTTTAAGAACAAAGAGATTCCTGTGAAGTACAAAGCTAATTCGAAGGCGTGGATGACAgcagaaatatttgaagaaatgttACACACGTGGGACGGACAACTCGGGCAGCAAAACCGCAAAGTGTTGCTCTGTCTCGATAACTTCTCTGGTCACCCTTCTGACGTCCACTTGGACAACATCCAAATGCTCTTCTTTCCGCCCAACACGACAGCAAATTCCCAACCAATGGATCAAGGAATCATACAAAATCTTAAGCACCATTACAAAAAGCTCTTGCTGTCCCGCCGTCTCGAAGCCATGGACGAAGGAAACGAGTTTAAATTTACATTGCTCGACTCTCTGCACGTCGCTCGGCGTGCATGGGAGCAGGTCAGTGAATTGACGATTAAGAACTGTTTCGCGAAAGCCAAGTTTATTGAAGAGGAAATACAAATAGAGCCAGAGGATGCTGAGCTGTTCGAGATCTGGAAAGCTTTACCTCCCGAGGAAAAGACACACGAGAACGAAACAATTGAGCTGTTTGATTTTCTCAGTGCTGACGATCGCCTCGTAACTGGAGGATCTTTCACTCTAGAAGAAATAGCAAAGGAGGTAATGCATAACGAAGAGCCGGTGGAAAGTGAAGACGACGAGGTAATTGTGGAAGAGGAATACGTTTCGTTTGCAGATGCCCAGAGAGCATGGAGAACTATCCGAAAGTTTACGCAGCAGCAGAGCAGCGGAAAACCCAGCGTCATGCAGGCGTGTGATAGGCTAGACAACGAAATGAATGAAATCCGCCGAAAGAAGATGCGTCAGCCGACAATTTTTGAGAGCTTCAGGTTTAAATAA